The following proteins come from a genomic window of Methanosarcina sp. MTP4:
- a CDS encoding nitrous oxide reductase family maturation protein NosD, translated as MLTLTIGASFPGAAETLMVDPSGGGDYTEVQAAIDAANPGDTILVKSGTYEENLKVDKELKIWSDSRNPGDTIIQAADPAKNVVEINTDRVTFSGFGISGSENSGVYFEGAGNCLINNNEISNTGQGIFLKDSDRNVVSNNVLSLNELGIRLEASGKNTIQTNVIAYNYRHGISLEESSENQIYDNYFKNSENVEENSVNQDNFWDIALTSKKNIVRGPYIAGNFWADLEGAGYSETCTDENSNGICDSPYSVNGGGTDGSPLYPKVPEAIPVLEDRMDTEAYEEGLAEKGEAVPETEPGAEISEEGMAEEGMVEEEVDVEEGVEGAEPKAEDEEAAGEEEENGAPGFGFGVAGLATGTAYLLKRRR; from the coding sequence TTGTTAACACTTACAATCGGCGCAAGCTTTCCGGGTGCTGCTGAAACGTTAATGGTAGATCCCTCAGGTGGAGGAGACTACACTGAAGTTCAGGCAGCCATAGATGCTGCAAACCCGGGGGATACGATACTGGTAAAGAGCGGAACATACGAAGAAAACCTGAAGGTAGACAAGGAACTGAAAATCTGGTCCGACTCAAGGAACCCGGGAGACACCATAATCCAGGCTGCAGACCCGGCTAAAAATGTCGTTGAAATAAATACGGACAGAGTGACATTCAGCGGGTTCGGTATTAGCGGCTCTGAAAATTCAGGGGTATATTTTGAAGGAGCAGGAAACTGCCTGATCAACAACAATGAAATCTCAAACACAGGGCAGGGCATTTTCCTGAAAGACTCGGACAGGAACGTCGTGAGCAACAACGTCCTATCCTTAAACGAACTGGGAATAAGGCTTGAGGCCTCCGGCAAAAATACCATACAGACCAATGTCATCGCCTACAACTACAGGCACGGAATCTCCCTGGAAGAGAGCAGCGAAAACCAGATCTACGACAATTATTTCAAGAACAGTGAAAACGTCGAAGAAAACTCAGTAAACCAGGACAACTTCTGGGACATAGCCCTCACAAGCAAAAAGAACATTGTCCGGGGCCCTTACATTGCCGGGAACTTCTGGGCAGACCTGGAGGGTGCGGGTTACAGCGAGACATGTACCGATGAAAACAGCAATGGGATTTGCGACTCCCCATATTCCGTAAACGGGGGAGGAACCGATGGGTCCCCACTTTATCCGAAAGTCCCTGAAGCAATTCCGGTCCTCGAAGACAGGATGGACACCGAAGCTTACGAAGAAGGCCTTGCCGAAAAGGGAGAAGCAGTACCCGAAACAGAACCAGGGGCAGAAATAAGCGAAGAAGGAATGGCTGAAGAGGGAATGGTCGAGGAAGAAGTAGATGTTGAAGAGGGAGTTGAAGGGGCAGAACCCAAAGCAGAAGATGAGGAAGCTGCCGGAGAAGAGGAAGAAAATGGAGCTCCGGGATTTGGTTTCGGAGTAGCGGGTCTGGCTACGGGAACGGCTTACCTGCTGAAAAGGAGAAGGTAA
- a CDS encoding glutamate--tRNA ligase produces MTLSPEDLNTIEKYALQNAVKYGKAPQPKAVMGKVMGECPHLRNDSKAISSALAEIVGEIAKGDAEAWETRLSEIAPELIEALSVKKEPVKGLKPLEGAVEGKVVMRFAPNPNGPATLGSSRGMVVNSEYVKMYKGKFILRFDDTDPDKKRPMLEAYDWYLDDFKWLGVVPDRVVYASDRFPVYYDYAKKLIEMGKAYVCFCEGGDFKKFKDSKQPCPHRDQSPEVNLAYWEKMLAGGYEDQQAVLRIKTDIEHKDPALRDWGAFRIRKMSHPRAEIGEKYIVWPLLDFAGAIEDHELGMTHIIRGKDLMDSEKRQGYIYGYLGWEYPKTLHWGRVKIHEFGKFSTSTLRKDIEAGIYSGWDDPRLPTIRAIRRRGIRAEALRKFMVEMGIGTTDVSISMESLYAENRKIVDPEANRYFFVRDPVELEIEGAEATVAKPPLHPTDSERGARDINVENKVLLAGDDVEKMEVGSMLRLKDLYNVEVTSLEPLQGKFAGESLEALKKVKGRIIHWAPVDGIPVKVRGPDGDFKGIGERGIAKELDKIVQFERFGFCRIDAVSEEAIVAYFSHK; encoded by the coding sequence ATGACCTTAAGTCCTGAAGATCTGAATACTATAGAAAAATACGCCCTTCAGAATGCCGTGAAATACGGAAAAGCCCCCCAACCCAAAGCCGTAATGGGGAAGGTGATGGGGGAATGCCCTCACCTCCGGAATGACTCTAAAGCCATTTCTTCCGCTCTTGCGGAAATTGTGGGGGAAATTGCAAAAGGGGATGCCGAAGCCTGGGAAACCCGGTTGTCGGAAATCGCTCCCGAGCTTATCGAAGCCCTGAGTGTGAAAAAGGAACCCGTAAAAGGCCTGAAGCCCCTGGAAGGTGCTGTGGAAGGCAAGGTGGTCATGCGCTTTGCCCCTAACCCGAACGGGCCTGCAACCCTTGGAAGTTCCCGGGGCATGGTCGTTAATTCCGAGTACGTGAAGATGTATAAGGGAAAATTCATCCTGCGCTTTGACGACACCGACCCTGACAAGAAACGTCCCATGCTTGAGGCCTACGACTGGTACCTTGACGACTTCAAGTGGCTCGGGGTAGTACCTGACCGGGTGGTCTACGCTTCGGACCGTTTCCCTGTCTATTACGATTATGCAAAGAAGCTCATCGAGATGGGCAAGGCTTATGTCTGCTTCTGTGAAGGAGGAGATTTCAAGAAGTTCAAGGACTCAAAGCAGCCCTGCCCGCACCGTGACCAGTCCCCCGAAGTGAACCTGGCGTACTGGGAAAAGATGCTTGCCGGGGGATATGAGGACCAGCAGGCCGTGCTCCGTATCAAGACCGATATCGAGCACAAGGACCCGGCGTTACGGGACTGGGGAGCTTTCAGGATCCGGAAGATGTCTCATCCCCGTGCTGAAATCGGGGAAAAATACATTGTTTGGCCCCTTCTGGACTTTGCAGGCGCAATCGAGGACCACGAACTTGGCATGACCCACATCATCCGGGGCAAGGACCTCATGGACAGCGAGAAACGCCAGGGCTACATCTATGGGTACCTGGGCTGGGAGTACCCGAAAACCCTGCACTGGGGCCGCGTCAAAATCCATGAGTTCGGGAAGTTCAGTACCAGCACCCTTCGAAAGGACATCGAAGCCGGGATATACTCCGGCTGGGACGACCCCCGCCTGCCCACCATCCGCGCCATCCGCCGCCGCGGGATCAGGGCTGAAGCCCTCAGAAAGTTCATGGTCGAGATGGGGATCGGGACAACCGATGTCAGCATCAGCATGGAGTCCCTATACGCCGAAAACCGCAAAATAGTGGACCCTGAAGCCAACCGCTACTTCTTCGTCCGGGACCCCGTGGAACTGGAGATCGAAGGTGCCGAAGCAACAGTTGCAAAGCCCCCACTTCACCCCACCGATTCCGAAAGGGGTGCAAGGGATATAAATGTCGAAAACAAGGTCCTGCTTGCCGGGGACGACGTTGAGAAAATGGAAGTTGGTTCAATGCTCCGCTTAAAAGACCTCTACAACGTCGAGGTCACGTCCCTTGAGCCGCTGCAGGGTAAGTTCGCCGGAGAATCCCTCGAAGCCCTCAAAAAAGTAAAGGGCAGGATCATCCACTGGGCACCTGTGGACGGTATCCCCGTAAAAGTCCGCGGTCCCGACGGTGACTTCAAAGGAATAGGAGAACGCGGGATTGCAAAAGAGCTGGATAAAATTGTCCAGTTCGAGCGTTTCGGCTTCTGCAGGATTGATGCCGTAAGTGAAGAGGCGATTGTGGCATACTTCTCCCATAAGTGA